A window of Daphnia pulicaria isolate SC F1-1A chromosome 4, SC_F0-13Bv2, whole genome shotgun sequence genomic DNA:
aaccgaATGCGTAGCTCGTTTATATTATTATGCAGATAATTCGAAATTCTGATTAGCCTATTATTACAATTGCTGCAGATATAGCCTTCTATCTTGCCTCACATACGCCGTCTTGAACAGATCCACAGCCATAATCCTGCCAACCTACAGTAGAATGGATCAAAATGCAATCTTCACCATCTAAAGTGTCGGGTTCAGAGGTTCCCCAATTAGCATAGCCAGGATACAGATTGACGCCGGTGGACTCCCAAACCCAAATTCCTTCGGTGGCAATATCCGTCCCAGATGTCCAGAAATAGGTCGCTGTTCGTCAAGAACGTTCATAAAAGGGTAAAAGCATGCTATTTTAGTATGTACGCCGAATTTAATTTTATCCAAGTGAGCgctagattaaaaaaaaaaaatacttacttGGCCAAATGCTGTGAACAGCCAGCTCTTCAACCAAACTTTCAATTGCCAGCAACTTCATTTGGTTGGCAATACAAAACGACGATTGCGACGCCTGAGATCTCTATACTcgcaaaaaaaaccaaaacaattgGTTTAGATATAATTACATTGCTTCGAAAAATTCATTAGTTAATCAAATTATACACCCATTACTGCCACTCATGCATGTTATCACGATAGCAACAAACTAAAGCCTCACCTTGGTGAAAGTTGCGCAGTAACAAGAAGTGTCATCCACAATTCGACCGCACTGACTTTCTGATCCCACATTAAAGGGACAATTAACAGCCTATATGATGCGAATTAAGAAACAATTAAGGAATGAATGAAatctatatatttaaaaatatatagataTTTTATGTATTACCTTCTGTATTCTAAGTTTGAAAGTAGAAGTTGGCGCATTCTTGAATCGCACTGCCGCTTCCGAACTCGTTGTGTACACAGAATTGAGTATTCCGGCTCTTGTAAGACCGACTTCGTGATGTATTTGATTTTCCAGGAGGAGAGCAGGAGCGTCACCTTCAAGTCCATCGTGAatctaaaaaaagatattctGGTGTTGTCTAATGAATATACACAAACATTTGATTTTCGTAATTTTACCGTAGTAAAATCGTAAATTCGTTCGAAATTTCCACCATCAGCCAGAGAAAAGACAAGAATATGGTCTTTGTCCGTCTGGACTTTCCAAATACAATTTTCTTGGGTGGGAACGTCAATCACGACCGCGTCTTCAACGTACAGTGACCCTCCACACGCCTCCAATCCTAAATACAATTTCAATCtgtgtaaaaataatttcatttcaaactgaaaaaataattacctcGAGGAACAAGGACATTGCAGTGAATGGAGCTTAGCAGAGACGACAAAGTAAGAACGCAAAAGGATAAAAACAGCGTCATTTTTACACTCAAAGAATATAgggaattaattttattacataaaaaaaaataattaaataatgttGTTCACAACCGAAGTATGCTGGTTTCGATAGTGCTCAGCAATGTTCTGAAATTCTTGAGAGCAAATACTTGTCATTTTATACATAAAAATAGTTGCGATAATGATGAGCACAtgatatttttgattatttttatcgACTAAAAAGTAAGGCAACAATATCTTTCAAtcgcaaacaaaataaaaatatgtcgaGGGAAATTTTTTATACCTTCTCGATTCGACCTTTAttgtttgtcttttatttAAGATATAGATATTTGGGTAATAGATTTTCCCCTTGATGAGTGACAGCCGTTGGGGATCGAAGTAAAATTAGGCGCGCGACCGAGTGCGACGATGATGTCAATGTGTCTACATTGGTCATATAGTATTTTGGTTTTAGTTTACGATAACAGCGTTTAATGTGTCATACTTCGACTAACGAAATCCTCATAAATACTGACGAATTTTGTATTGACATTCAGCTTACTCatacttttaattttaagcatatttattttaatactaGCTCCGAATGGTTCAAATGACGCATGCCAgggtttcaattattttttacgtaatatttatatttcattGGCCGTTAAAAATTTTACTAAATTGAGTTGATTGTAATTTGTGAGTTACACTGTGGCACAGGCCTCATCTAAACTCCCACACAGTCCCAATAATGTAATTAATTATACACTACATGTTACGTCTCGCGACCATGTGAGGATACGACAAGTTATTGAACGTCTAtacaatatttatttatacgtataacaataaaaataaaaacccaagGCCATTTTTATGTATTACGGTCGCTAATTTCATTTCGATTTATGTAATATTTCAATGAGTAAAATTCTCATCAATTACAAACTCACGTATATTTATACATCTAGTACAAATaaccaagaaaaaaaccaatcgaaatcaagccaaaaaaaaaatcaaagtgaaATATAGGCACGACAGGGATATAttaggaagtaaaaacagagTCGGGGAATTTTCTACAAGAATGCATTGATATCATCAATCCATGTAGGATGCTGAGTACGCCGTAGTCGGTGGTAAAGTAGGTGGTAACGTAGTTGAAACAATTGGGCTATCGGGTGGATGCGCTTCACAAATAGCGTCAAAGGTAGATGCGCACGAATAATCGTACCAACCGTTAAGGATGAATATGCAGTCTTCactattttcattattattgggCTCAAAAGTGGCCCAGTTGGCGTAACCGGGGTAAATTCTTGCACCCGTCGACTCCCAGATCCAAGTTCCTTCGTTATAAACATCCGAGCCAGAAGTCCAAAAATTAattgctgaaaataaaaattttattataagCATTGCAGTACTACTACAGCAAATTTAtgttattgaaaaattatCTCGACATATGTACcaaatttaaacattattttCATGGTTATTCttaacctttttaaaatttttattacttaCTTGCACCCCAAGCAGCGTAAATGGCTTGCTCCTCCGCATAAGTTTCAACAGCCAGCAACTTCATTTGGCTGCTATTGCAAAACGTAGTTTGTGACGGCTGAGTCCTCTATTTGGTGTatcgaatatttaaaaaaatatataaaataaaggaTAGGAGAAAGTATTAAGGTCATTTATCTCGTATTATACCTTAGTGAATGTCGCACAGTAACAGGAAGTTTCATCGACAACTCGACCGCATTGGCTCTCTACTCCAATGCTAAAAGGGCAATCGACAGCCTGtgtaagaaaacaatttcattAAGCGGTGATAAtttgtatattttattttagaaattttaccttttgaATTCTGAGCTTCAAAGAAGAAGTCGGCACATTCTTAAATCGAACTTGGGCCACCGAACTAGTGCTGTAGAGGTAACGATTTAGCTTGTCGTTTGCTGTTAGGCCCACCTCGTGATGCTTCTGATTCCCTTGTTGAAGAATTGGAGAATCTTTTCCTAGTCCGTCGTGAATCTACCAACAGAAAGATTGTGAGATTATTTAACAAGGACAGAGATTATCATTAAGTAAATTCATACAGCGAGAAATTCTTTGGATTGTTCGAAATTCCAATCTTGATGAACCAGATCAAA
This region includes:
- the LOC124336396 gene encoding uncharacterized protein LOC124336396 gives rise to the protein MTLFLSFCVLTLSSLLSSIHCNVLVPRGLEACGGSLYVEDAVVIDVPTQENCIWKVQTDKDHILVFSLADGGNFERIYDFTTIHDGLEGDAPALLLENQIHHEVGLTRAGILNSVYTTSSEAAVRFKNAPTSTFKLRIQKAVNCPFNVGSESQCGRIVDDTSCYCATFTKRSQASQSSFCIANQMKLLAIESLVEELAVHSIWPTTYFWTSGTDIATEGIWVWESTGVNLYPGYANWGTSEPDTLDGEDCILIHSTVGWQDYGCGSVQDGVCEAR